In Cryptomeria japonica chromosome 10, Sugi_1.0, whole genome shotgun sequence, a genomic segment contains:
- the LOC131079156 gene encoding pentatricopeptide repeat-containing protein At3g24000, mitochondrial-like, translated as MSKNALHILLTTHNLSEECSTYFHLLQTCILKNALSQGRKLHSFIAHRRFTFATRTTFHNKLIYLYVKCGRLVEARKVFDHTKERDIISWNTIIAAYKTHGYPHESVTLFHNMQETGLHPDQFTFASVLPACAKMGDLQQGIEIHKSINNWRISSDVVVATALVDMYAKCGSIHKARDLFDEISQKNVFSWTAMIGGYAQNGFVGKALKTFKEMQLAGVKPNSTTFASILPACAKMGALEQGMDIHQSIMEAGLLSDIIVGNALIDMYAKCGSIDKARELFDKMPHRNVVSWNAMIARYAHNGCVEKALETFKQMQLAGVKPNSTSFASILPACAKMGATEQGMDIHQIIIEGGFSSDIIVGNALVDMYAKCGSIEKAREVFDRIPQRDAISWTAMIVGYAQNGFVEHALETFKQMQLTVVKPDSTTFASILSTCAKKGALEQGMGIHQSIKDSGILSDIVVATALVDMYAKCGSIDKAHEIFDRMPQRDVFSWTAMITGYAQNGFVEKALETFKQMQLAGVKPNSTTFSSILSACAKMGTLEHGMNIHQSIKDKGILLDVLVATSLVDMYAKCGDIDKARELFDKMPRRNVISWNAMIAGYAQNGSVEKALETFKQMQLAGVKPNSTTFASILPACAKMGALEQGMDIHQSIMEGGGLSDIIVGNALVDMYAKCGSIHRARELFDKIPQRNVISWNAMIAGYAQNGFCKDALKLFELMKHSGTYPDIVSFACVLCACSHAGLADEGCSYFNHMSNQYCITPTVDHYVCMVDLLARAGYLEDALKFIIKMPAKPVVVVWMSFLGACRSYMNIGLGVFTAMLLFDLDSTNPATYVLLSNIYAEVGRWSEVQMVRRLMKDRGIKKIPGCSWIEDHKIVHAFFVGDKRHPQTQEIYAELEKLAWEMKAAGYFPESRHLLSDVEEEENDIFLCYHSEKLAIAFGLLNTPPGTTIRVVKNLRVCADCHTATKFISKIVKREIVVRDANRFHHFKQGQCSCRDYW; from the coding sequence ATGTCGAAGAATGCGCTGCACATTCTGCTTACTACACACAACCTCTCCGAAGAGTGTTCTACATATTTTCATTTATTGCAGACGTGTATTCTCAAGAATGCACTTTCACAAGGTAGAAAACTCCACTCTTTCATCGCTCACAGGCGATTTACATTTGCTACACGCACAACTTTTCATAATAAGCTTATTTACTTGTATGTCAAGTGCGGGCGTTTAGTGGAGGCCCGTAAAGTATTCGATCACACAAAAGAACGAGACATCATCTCCTGGAATACGATTATTGCAGCGTATAAAACACATGGGTATCCTCACGAGTCAGTCACATTGTTTCACAATATGCAAGAAACAGGTCTCCACCCCGATCAGTTTAcatttgccagcgtactcccagcctgtgccaaaatgggagatttacAACAGGGTATAGaaatccataaaagcataaataatTGGCGAATTtcatcagatgttgtagttgcaacagcccttgtagacatgtatgcaaaatgtggaagcatacacaaGGCACGTGACTTGTTTGACGAAATCTCTCAAAAAAATGTgttctcatggactgcaatgatcgGAGGATATGCACAGAATGGATTTGTTGGAAAGGCGTTAAAAACTTTCAaggaaatgcaattggcaggtgtaaagccaaattccacaactttcgCCAGCAtactccctgcctgtgccaaaatgggagctttggaacagggtatggacatccatcaaagcataatggaagcGGGgcttttgtcagatattatagttggaaatgctctgatagacatgtatgcaaaatgtggaagcatcgacaaggcacgtgaactgtttgataaaatgcctcATAGAAATGTGGTCtcgtggaatgccatgattgcacgTTATGCACATAATGGATGCGttgaaaaggctttggaaactttcaagcaaatgcaattggcaggtgtaaagccaaattccacaagctttgccagcatcctccctgcttgtgccaaaatgggagctacGGAACAGGGTATGGATATTCATCAAATCATAATAGAAGGGGGATTTTCGTcggatattatagttggaaatgctttggtagacatgtatgcaaaatgtggaagcatagaaaagGCACGTGAGGTTTTTgacagaatacctcaaagagatgccatctcatggactgcaatgatcgtaggatatgcacaaaatggatttgttgaacatgctttagaaactttcaaacaaatgcaattgacAGTTGTAAAGCCAGATTCCACAACCTTCGCTAGCAtcctctctacctgtgccaaaaagggagctttggaacaaggtatgggtatccatcaaagcataaaagattcAGGAATTCTGTCAGatattgtagttgcaactgccttggtagacatgtacgcaaaatgtggaagcatcgacAAGGCTCATGAAATTTTTGACAGAATGCCCCAAAGAGATGTGttctcgtggactgcaatgattacaggctatgcacaaaatggatttgttgaaaaagctctagaaactttcaagcagatgcaattggcaggtgtaaaaccaaattccacaaccttttccagtATCCtctctgcctgtgccaaaatgggaactttggaacatggtatgaacatccatcaaagcataaaggataaaggaattttgttagatgttttaGTTGCAACttccctagtagacatgtatgcaaaatgtggagacatagacaaggcacgtgagcTGTTTGATAAAATGCCTCGGAGAAATGTGatttcatggaatgccatgattgcaggatatgcacagaaTGGATCTGTTGAAAAAGctctagaaactttcaagcaaatgcaattggcaggtgtaaagccaaattccacaaccttcgccagcatcctccctgcctgtgccaaaatgggagctttggaacagggtatggacatccatcaaagcataatggaaggaGGAGGgttgtcagatattatagttggaaatgctctggtagacatgtatgcaaaatgtggcagCATCCACagggcacgtgaactgtttgacaaaatacctcaaagaaatgtgatctcatggaacgccatgattgcaggatatgcacaaaatggattttgcaagGATGCTCTCAAACtttttgaattaatgaagcactctGGAACATATCCCGACATTGTAAGCTTTGCTTGTGTTCTATGTGCATGCAGCCATGCAGGTTTAGCAGATGAGGGCTGTTCATACTTTAACCACATGAGTAACCAATATTGCATTACACCTACAGTTGATCATTATGTGTGCATGGTTGACCTTCTTGCCCGTGCTGGCTATCTTGAGGATGCCTTAAAATTCATCATTAAGATGCCAGCTAAACCTGTGGTGGTTGTGTGGATGAGTTTTCTTGGTGCTTGTAGATCATACATGAATATAGGCTTAGGAGTATTTACAGCAATGCTGCTTTTTGATTTGGACTCTACAAATCCTGCGACATATGTTCTTCTTTCAAACATTTATGCAGAAGTGGGCAGGTGGAGTGAGGTTCAAAtggtaaggagattgatgaaaGATAGGGGAATTAAAAAAATAcctggatgtagttggattgaagaCCATAAAATTGTACATGCCTTTTTTGTAGGAGACAAAAGACATCCACAGACACAAGAAATCTATGCAGAGTTGGAGAAATTGGCTTGGGAGATGAAGGCAGCAGGGTATTTCCCAGAATCAAGGCATTTACTTAGTGATGTAGAAGAGGAGGAAAACGACATATTTCTTTGCTATCATAGTGAAAAGTTGGCAATTGCATTTGGTTTGTTAAATACACCTCCTGGAACAACTATTAGAGTTGTTAAGAACCTTCGAGTATGTGCGGATTGTCACACTGCAACAAAATTTATCTCTAAGATTGTTAAAAGAGAAATTGTTGTGAGAGATGCGAACCGTTTCCATCATTTTAAACAGGGACAATGTTCTTGTAGAGATTATTGGTGA